The proteins below come from a single Gimesia alba genomic window:
- a CDS encoding glycosyltransferase, whose translation MSVTLVHTGVSHTRLEYSIWEALNQAWPHSSTIARFGTGYSPDRIVDVDQADLIISTSLEAAASIQCQSHQLHMCYLEPQSSNQTPINQQLVNSLTDIEFVVPTKTLQNLNRDRFTSFVKPPVDTDFFCSGFEKRSPFLLLVVDGQWSAEEQLAVDACKELKQSLSIVGISEDQLPAKLQSDPLVEIIGPVDDEKLREQYRLCTAVICPRDVDFDLSAIEAQSCGTPVVIYSNCEAANSVVCFEQNGLGSGIYFENKTVESLTSAIQELQLRPQRCQSVIGWCCAAQFSYQQFQLSFNKAIAKEIAYRIKTSQLQIQKQDQQDQGPAEERAAA comes from the coding sequence ATGAGTGTCACATTGGTGCATACCGGCGTATCTCATACCCGGCTTGAGTATTCTATTTGGGAAGCACTCAATCAGGCCTGGCCTCACTCATCAACCATTGCCCGCTTCGGCACCGGTTATTCTCCTGATCGGATAGTAGACGTTGATCAGGCCGATTTAATCATCAGCACAAGTCTGGAAGCAGCGGCCTCTATTCAATGCCAGAGCCATCAGTTACATATGTGCTACCTGGAACCCCAATCCAGCAATCAAACACCAATCAACCAGCAGTTGGTAAACTCATTAACGGATATCGAATTTGTCGTTCCCACCAAAACACTGCAGAACCTGAATCGGGATCGATTTACTTCCTTCGTCAAGCCTCCTGTTGACACAGACTTTTTTTGTTCCGGCTTTGAAAAACGAAGCCCGTTCCTACTGCTCGTAGTCGATGGGCAATGGTCCGCAGAAGAACAACTGGCTGTCGATGCCTGCAAAGAACTCAAGCAAAGCCTTTCAATCGTCGGGATCTCTGAAGATCAACTTCCAGCCAAGCTACAGAGCGACCCCCTCGTCGAAATTATTGGTCCGGTAGATGACGAGAAATTACGTGAACAGTATCGTCTCTGCACCGCCGTGATCTGCCCCCGTGATGTCGATTTTGATCTCTCTGCTATTGAAGCACAAAGCTGTGGTACGCCAGTTGTGATCTATTCGAACTGTGAAGCCGCTAACTCTGTTGTCTGTTTCGAGCAGAATGGTTTGGGAAGCGGAATCTATTTCGAAAACAAGACCGTCGAATCACTGACCTCAGCAATTCAGGAACTGCAACTACGTCCTCAGCGCTGCCAGTCTGTGATCGGCTGGTGCTGTGCCGCTCAATTTTCCTATCAACAGTTTCAGCTTTCCTTCAATAAAGCGATCGCAAAAGAAATCGCTTATCGGATTAAAACCTCCCAACTACAAATCCAAAAGCAGGATCAGCAAGATCAAGGGCCAGCCGAGGAGCGGGCCGCGGCTTAA